The Aerococcaceae bacterium DSM 111021 region TAATGCTTATGTTTATGAAAAGTCACAGATGCGTCGTCTACCGAAAATTATTGATGAGCTGCAGGCCTATCTCGTTTACTTTAGAGAATTATCCATTCGTTCAGAAGTTCGCAGTAAAATTGCACTAGAAGAGCACTTCTTAATCTTAAGAGGGATGCGCAATAAAGATGTTGAAAGGATGACCATGCTTATTCATGAGCATCTCGATCATTCACTGGAATTTATAATTGAAGATATGGAGAAACGTAATATTGGTTAACTTACACTCAATGCATAATTGCATTCCTCGACTAGCAACGAAAGCTCTGATGTATGAAGTGTCTCTTTCTCCTAAACCAGGTTTAGTTGACCGACTCAATAACGGTTCACATCGAGATATGAACTTTTTTACTTTTGTCGATAGTGTTCTTTCATTTGAACCCTTCTTTAAGCAGTATTACGAATTAGGGAGAAGTTTGCAGCAAACAAATGATTTAAATGGCTTATTTAAAGGTTCTAGACGAATTGGAATTAACGCTGAAATAGCTATGTTTGAAGCTACTCGTGGTATCAATACACATAAAGGCGCTAACTTTTCATTCGCTCTTTTACTTGTTGCTGTGGGTTATATTATTGAGCGTGAGCAATTGTCGACTTGGTCAGCCTCTCACACAACTGAAGCTTTCCAACTGATTCGTTTAATGACTAAGGATACCTTACTCAAAGATTTTGATGATATTCATACAAAAGAGCATTTATCACATGGTGAGAGACTTTATATTGAACATGGTATTACCGGTATTCGTGGCGAAGCTGTCAGTGGTTACCCTATCTTACAAGATGTGTTGATGCCTTATTTACGCAGTTTAGATAATCCTATGTTGGAACACAATCTATTAAAAGCATTAATGCTAATTATGGGACACATTGAAGATGGCAATATCATCCACCGTGGTGGTTTCGAAGCTTGGGAAACAATCAAGATAGAAGCACTCGAATTGTTTAATCAACAAAGTGAGCCACGTAAATTTCTTGAAAGCTTGCACGAATATGACCAAGTGATGATTGAACGTCATCTTAGCCCTGGTGGTGCAGCGGATGCTTTGGCCTTAGGAATCTTCTTGTCTCTATTGGAGCAGTCTGAGTTTTAATACACCGCCTCTCTTCCTTAATTAGCTATATTTTCCAACACCACGCTTCATTAAAGACGCAGCCATTGATGAGATTCGTGCAGAATACAAAATTCGCCGTGACTACTTATTAGATCGTTTCCGTAAAATGGGCTTCGATGTTTCAACACCCAATGGAGCTTTCTACTTATTCATCAAAGTTCCAACTTGGTTTCAAGGTGACGACATGGACTTCTGTCTCAAAGTAGCTCACGAAGCTAAAGTTGGTTTCGTACCTGGTCAAGCCTTTGGCGATGCTGGAAGAAAATACTTCCGTCTAAGCTATGCTACAAGTCTTGAAGAACTTGAACAAGCAGTTGATTGTATTGAAGCGTTCATTAATAAGAATAAACCTGCTTAGTTCATACTAAAGGGGCTGGGACAAAAGGGCCTTGTGCTTTAAAAAGATAACGCGCTTAGAAGCCTGAGATAGTCCTCAGTCTTTCAAGCGCAAAATGAAATCGGAAAGACCACCACAAATG contains the following coding sequences:
- the citG gene encoding triphosphoribosyl-dephospho-CoA synthase CitG; this translates as MHNCIPRLATKALMYEVSLSPKPGLVDRLNNGSHRDMNFFTFVDSVLSFEPFFKQYYELGRSLQQTNDLNGLFKGSRRIGINAEIAMFEATRGINTHKGANFSFALLLVAVGYIIEREQLSTWSASHTTEAFQLIRLMTKDTLLKDFDDIHTKEHLSHGERLYIEHGITGIRGEAVSGYPILQDVLMPYLRSLDNPMLEHNLLKALMLIMGHIEDGNIIHRGGFEAWETIKIEALELFNQQSEPRKFLESLHEYDQVMIERHLSPGGAADALALGIFLSLLEQSEF
- a CDS encoding aminotransferase class I/II-fold pyridoxal phosphate-dependent enzyme, with protein sequence MKDAAIDEIRAEYKIRRDYLLDRFRKMGFDVSTPNGAFYLFIKVPTWFQGDDMDFCLKVAHEAKVGFVPGQAFGDAGRKYFRLSYATSLEELEQAVDCIEAFINKNKPA